In Euphorbia lathyris chromosome 2, ddEupLath1.1, whole genome shotgun sequence, the sequence ttctgtcgttacccaggttccatacctctcgctaagcagggagaaatgagaagaagtgttttagagatctttttgatgagttgtcaacgtagtaaaaaatcagattaaaaatatttaattaattaaaaataaataaataattaattaaaaataataaatttatatttataatatattaaataattactagcctattaattaaaataataaaagaaagcaagagttacgggaagatgaaaaaacacaaagcaaaggaaacccaaaagtcacaaataaacttctatataaagcatgatagatagtattccacaattatattcatttttcacgatagatagtattatatttctgaaggtaaatattcgatttttttcatatattgtagttattttgttctcaattatgttgttgttttatttttattaaacaatagttgttatagtttcatctttcagattcatttctgttgttactcaggttctatacctctcgctatcttatccatgttttcttttttatttgtctttttttttccaaactgatagcttcaattgaagaaatctgacAGAAAtaaagatgcatgaacaactaaaactggaaaacacaaaagtgtcaaaaattataagaaatttttatgtttctcaaggtaattattcgatttttttcatatgttgtagttatttttgttctcaattgtgttgttgttttctttttattaaacaatagttgttatagtttcatttttcagagatgaaattccatttctgtcgttacccaggttccatacctctcgctacattatccatgttttcttttttatttgtctttttttttcaaaatgactaaaataaagattttgtaattttgtattcttttttagtatatgttgctaggtgttatcgtttcgattgctaactcataactaaaaattagattttcggctttatatgaactcaatttttggctttctcaattgtgctgttgtttcatttttattaaacaattgttgttatagttttatctttcagagatgaaattccatttccgtcgttatccagattccacaCCTcttgctaccttatccatgttttcttttttatttatttatttttcaaaatgactaaaataaagattttgtatatttgcattcttgtttagtatatgttcctaggtgttatcgttttgattgttaactctaactaaaatttagattttcagctttttatgaactcaatttttagtcttaattgaagttagattaatttttctaattcagaacatgttgaaatccactcatttttttagtttgagtttcgctaattgatatggattgtattttttatttttatgcattttagtacaaatagatataaagtttcacacgatagttgttcattgaagtttgagacatattaaataaaatattaaagagatattggaatattatacttacaatgaagtttattttaatataaattatgttatattattattattattattatcaagaagttattttttcccaattttctagacaaggagattgtaagcgtctaatacgcttaataagatgtttattcttgaagaatgtggattatgctagatacgaattcaaaatcaaggtaaataaaaataaattttgatgctcaaaatcctaaaaatgtacattaattatggatattgagataattgcttttgcaacattggcttatataatttttaactattatattatggttcgtgcaaaattgttagtatttcaagagtttttaacatatgaaaatgaaatatgatcataggacacattattgaaaaatattaattaagaaaatattattatttgaatctcttcaaattctcaaatgttgagcataatgattttaattaatataattaatttcacatattaattataaaacgtttttttgtactaagtggttacaattgcgatttaattctatttaactaaaattaatttatggacttaatacttcattaagaaaaaataaaatgtttaattaatgggcaaaaaatattttcactctcctctttatactcttatgtctcgacattctctcttattttcaaaaaaaaaaaaacccgagacaaagatggttctctcctaattatctttttcgtcccttcatttttttttcaattcatttgtttgtttttcttacttacaaaattcaagaatatataattattagaaaatattaatgaagtcaaataagtgatatctgcgagtctggctgatattctatatagtgaaagaatgaagaacaaattgatcgaatgtcttgatattacgagatgaaaataggagaaatcatcatcttaaactgattcaattagatatattgagttattgtagcagaatgaataattgaattcgaatacttggcgatcatgaaattccatcaaccaaaataattatcatcaagatgaatttgtgactaattcttacgaattttatttttttatatataacatattgaattgataaagtttcttcatatgcaacattagaaaattaTTGAttataatagtttatagaacaatatattgatgttgcttccattttaacatagattctaattcttttgtatcgtagatataatatttaattttaattgtagtttaattcaatttttgtttaacctatattttaattcttttgtatcgtaaatataatatttaattttaattatagtttaattcaatttttgattttttattatattctaatatatttcttaattaatctgttattttattattattgtttcacagaatatttggaatatgaaaatgtattaaaattcctaaaagtacaaatcattgaattttgtaaaaataaataaatcattcatctttagttaaaattctataaaaaagtagtcaattatttttaaaattaatttaatttgaatatcattaaaaaatatatattaatttcaaatatacataatataaatttttttcatagcatgatataaaattatttaaaagtaaatatgtcaatttatttatttatctaaattatataaaagtttcataccccgtgcatcgcacgggttttcgactagtgtTTAAATTGTAATAATAAGATTTAGACCTGTTCAAGAGCCCGCTGGCCCGTCCAACCCGTCCAAGCCCGTTCAAGCCCGCACATCAAATGGGTTGGGCTTGAGATTTGCCTCAAAATCCCAACCCGGCCCgcctttatattatattattattattattattttgttgaaaattatattaggttatattttatatattaaaggtttttatcaaTATAGTAATAGGCTATATGTATAGACATCCATATTCTTTTAATTCACGTTGATCAGTTAATGAAATACCATCAAGTAGTAATCTGAtccatatttaattaatttatttttacttcatatttaattaacatgaattaaCTGattattaaaactaattttaatttaatttttaatataaaatatattagttgggcgggccgggctgggcttgGAAATTAGTTCTCTTAATTAAGCTCAGCCCGGCCCGAACCCGATACAAATATAGTATgagctgggctgggcttggacaAACTAATTACATGTAAAACCCGGTTGGGCCCGGCCCaacccatgaacaggtctaatAAGATTATCGGAAAACTATTCCTTTCATTTTGTCTTCTAAAGAAACGCTGCCGTTTAGAATGATCATCCGGTTTTATCGGCAGTACGCAGGTGGCAGTCAGGAACTTAACTGCTCAAAACAGCTCTGTACAAGTCCATTCGATTTTACTGTCAAAACCAGAAAGTTCCATTCGAATTCTAAGAGCAAAATCCACTCAGCTGAGGATGAATTGAAGATTACAATCATTTGAGGATTCAGAAGAgttagaaagaaagaaaaacaaggaACAAGTATGCAGGGGCTAAGTCTTCAAAGGACACCCTTCATCTCTAGAGGAAAACCTCCTTCACTGGATTCATTGCCATGTTTTGCTTGCATATCTACAAAACCCATTCCCTCTTCACGTAATTTCTCTATCACTCCctatttttctaaattattgATTTCTTTTCTCCAGTTTGTCTTTCTTTTAAGATAAAATCTTGCTTTCCTTGAATTCAGGCTTAATTCAATTAGCTTTGATAAATTATAACTTTGGTTATTGCTGCTTCTTTGTCTAGTAGAGCTAGAAGAATTTGTGGGGAAGTTAGAGTTCTGGGTTGAGAATATTAGCTTCACTGATGGGGTTAGAACTTAGGAGTAGTGAATAATTGATGACTGGAGTTAAATGAAGAGTAGCACAAATACTTGAATCCAGTTTGGGGTTATATTCTGTTTGGTGTTTAATTGAGTTGATATCCCATTGATTGAGGTGCCCTAGCTGTTTCTTGAAAATTCTCCTCTGCATTGTCCAGAATACTTTAACATTCATATAGTGTCTATTGCCACTTATAGCTGTAATTTTTGAGCcaaattaaaattatgttttGCAGTAAGATACAGAGGGGTCTCAAGGTTGACTTCTTCATTTGGTAGTCTTAGACCACATGCATCTAATGTTAGTATTGGATCTGGGGGATATGAAGAAGGGGAGGAGCAAGGCCACCAAAAGAGTTTTGTCAATGATCCTTCAAAACCAGAAATGTGAGTTATGTCAGATGttgttatatatgtatatatatataaagaagtATGCAATTAGtacatttatttcttttaatcaATATTCATATTTTCTCCCCTATCCATCAGTAAATTAGACTGAGCGAGATTAATATAGTTAACTTTTCCTTTCTATGAAAGTCTGACTTAGAATATAGCAGTAGAATTGTTTTGTTCATAAATGGAACAGTCTGATTctgtttaaaattaaaaagcaTATACTAAATTTTCTTTCACACCAGATGATCTTATGCTTCATCAGTATTGTATGtatctttatgtttttttttttaattgatggGCCACCTTTATTTGCATCacttattttatctttttcatgATTTTCAGTGTCAAAGCTCCCAGCAAAATTCCTTATCCTGTATCTATAGCAATTGTGCTAGTTGGATCTGCATTGGTATTTTCACTGATTGCTTTTGTGAAGGGTGGACCATCATCAACCTTGGCAGCCATTTCAAAGTCAGGATTAACTGCTGCATTCACCTTAATTTTTGTTTCTGAAATTGGGGACAAGGTATTTTAAAATCGATGAATTTATGTTTATTCCTCCAGTTGGCTACTAATCTAAACctttgtttgaatttttttggtaACAGTCTTAGAGTTCAGTTCATTAGCTCTCTGTTTGTGGAACTTTTAGAAACAGTAGCTAGGAGGCTTGCTTGACTATTTCCAGAGTACCTTGTCTAATCTGCACCCCTAACAGGAGTCTGTTGTTAAAGGCCTTCCTTTGGAAAAGGGAGCGAAAGTTAAGATGTTTGGCCATCCTTTCTGTTCTATTACGACTTGATGATTGTTCCCATGGAGCATCCCGTAATTAAGATATGAGTTTTCCGCTGGAGATCCCAGTGTCAGATGCCAGTCGGTGGTTGTAGAGAGGTTTTGTATGATAAGGAAGGACTATCTCTCTCTGTGTGGAGAAAATCCTGATCGCCCTTTTGAAGGGTTGAAAATGTATAACTGATTTTGAGACACAAGAGAACGATAATTACTTGGCACACAATGTTTTCTTATGCTTGTTTCATGAGGGACAAGGAAGTACTTTTGTAACATACAAAACGGAAAATATTGTTTGAAATTGATCTAGTGTGGATGCATAATACTCCTCGTCACTAAATGATTCTGTTAGCTTGCCATATTGCATTTGTCCTTAATAACACAAACGTTATTAACTGATTGTGTTAAAGCTGATTAACACTTACAATGGCTATGCAACCTCTTTTCCCTTTTCTCTGCTTAATGATTTCCTGAGTTTGAAGTTCAGTTTTTTTATGTATGGACCAGACATTTTTCATCGCTGCACTTTTGGCCATGCAATATGAGAAAGGACTGGTATGTTCTCTTCTAAACTCTCTCATTTTCATTTCTTACTATCTAATTTTGTTGTAAATgtttacttgtttttttttttccaatcgGCTATATTCATTGTATCATTAGCATTGCAGCTTTATACCATACAAGCAACAAAAGAACTGAAATTATCTAGAGTTTGTTAGCTTATTCTTCATCTAGAACCCAAGCAATGATTGACCAATAAGTGGATGAGAGCAGCCTTCCTGACTTTCACAAAGTATGATTTAGTTGACATGTTTGTTAAAGGTGGTATAACAAGGAATGACAATTATCGACACCaagataattaaaattaattcaattgCTAAAGGTTTGTTTCAAATACCTCTTTTAGTTGCAAGAGCAGAATCTTCTTACTTTTAAATGTTTTTGTTTCacatttatttagttttttctGCATTTCATGTAAAATCTGTGTAAAAAGGTCGAGTTAAAGTCGATgaaaataaatttttgtttcttgattATATGGCGCTGGTAAGTTTACTTCATATACTTGCCTTTAGAGATAATCCTTCTGGGACTAAATTGTTGCATTGTGTATTAAATTTTTGGTAAGGTTCTGCTGGGATCAATGGGTGCTCTTTCACTTATGACAATCCTGTCAGTTGTAATTGGACGGATATTTCACTCAGTGCCTGCTCAGTTCCAAACAAGTAAGTTAGCTCTTTGCAATTTGCTCCTTGACCTGGGTGGCTTATATGTTTCGTACTGATTTCGCTATAAAAGTGTGGCCATTTGTGCTAATTAACAATGATATAAGAATCGGATCCGCTCCCTATGGAATAATCTTCTTTTCATTAGCCTTAACCAATATGCTCCTTGGGCCTGCTTGTTCATTAGCTGTTATTTTAAAGATCTCTCCATCCTAGGCTTCATTAGCTCATAGAAATCAAGTCAGCTTAAATATGGTGGGGTTTGTCTCTCGATATGCTCATTCAGTAATTAATTTGGAGATGAATTTGCCTAAAATGAGAACTGTGAATCTGCTGTCAAGAAAATATACAAAGTCAATGGTGAGTGTTTAACAGTATTGCCTTTGATGCACATTTATTGTGCCCATTGCTACTTAGAAGCTAATGTCAACTTGGTAGCAGCTGGCACAGTAATGTGCATCAAGCTACATTTATGTGCATCCAGATTGGCTCattcaaaaatgaaaaatatcaGTTGTGGTCCAGATTGTTAGTTGCTATCTTGGATGACTTGGTTTCTCCTCAAATTTAAGAGAGACATCATGTGATTCACTGCTTTTGTCATggtgcctttttttttttttttttctattaccTCTCCCATGAACATTGAAAGAGAATATCTAGTTCTCTACCATTAGAAAGAGAAATAGAATCTAGATGCCATTCCATTAACAGAGTTTGGCATGTTTTTTATTTACTATCAATTATCAAAAGAGTGAAAGTAATGTTACATATGATTggagaaaatttgaaaaatggaaaagaaaATTCAACAACGGTGCCAAATTAGTTAAACCCTTCAGCTCCCTGTGAATGCAAACTGTTCAAAATTCTAATAGTTGGCATGAATTGTTTGGCAAAATAAGGTGACACACAAATCCGTGTCAGGTGCTGCATGTTTGCCAGTGAACAAAATAGATGGTTCATGTTCATTTATTTGACTTGATCCATGAATTAGAACAAACTCATGTTTAAGTTTATGATCTTTAAGATCAATGGGGAATGGCTATATATGGTCCTTCACACTGACTTGTGATGTTTCTCATCATTATGTATGCCAACAGCACTGCCAATTGGAGAATATGCAGCAGTGGCTCTTCTAATGTTCTTTGGTCTCAAATCAATAAAAGATGCATGGGATCTTCCATCAAAGGAAGTTCAAAATGGCAACAAGAGCTGTTCTGAACTAGATGAATATGCTGAAGCCGAGGAACTTGTGAAAGAAAAGGTAACTCTCTAACTTGGAGCCCTGCCTAGGGCTTATTCagttataaaaagaaaattgatTCTTTACAACTTCTGGTGGTTTTTAGTATCAATTGTTGGATTGAAATGTGCAAGCATGGTCTTACCCAGTCACGCaggcatttttttttaatactttGTGCAATTTGTACTTGTTTGTATGCACGTTGTTCCGAAATTTCACAATGTACAGTGCTTTCTTAATGTTTCAGGCCTCAACAAAACTCACAAATCCATTTGAGATTGTGTGGAAGTCATTCAGCCTTGTGTTCTTTGCTGTAAGAACATCTTTATCCTGGTTTTCAGCTAAAAAGTTGTATGGAGCATAAGAATGAAcaccttttttcttctttttaaatCCCGATAAGATGCATTGTCGTCATGAAATTGTTTGCATTAAACTGTTTTCAATTGCTTTAGGAATGGGGAGATCGCTCAATGCTTGCAACAATTGCTCTTGGTGCTGCACAGGTTTAACTTTGCAATCTTGAGATCATATCAGAATTTCATGATCTCTCAATGGAAAAGTTTCTCAAAACAATTTACCTGTTCCTTTTTCAGTCTCCATGGGGTGTGGCAACTGGAGCCATTGCTGGACACCTGATAGCAACATTGATTGCAATCCTTGGAGGAGCTTTTCTTGCCAACTACATTTCAGAAAAACTGGTAACAGCCATCAATTTTCATCGTTAATTCATTACTATTACCATCGGGGGTTTAAATTCTGTTTTCTTTGCAACTAACTGGATCTTCATATCAGGTTGGATACATAGGTGGAGTGCTGTTTCTTGTTTTTGCAGTAGCTacattttttggagttttctaaGGAGTTAACAGAGTTTTTTTGCGGTAATGGAGCCGCTATGCCTGAGGCTATCAGACATCATTAGTTGTTAGAGAACGAAGGAGACGAagtaaacaaaaacaaaacagaagCTAAGATGCTCTATGAACTTTTGTAACATAGTGATTTGATACAATGAAAGCTCCCAAACATAGGATCAAAGTAATTGAATCGTGTACCAGACTGTAGTCTAGGATTTTAGATGGAAAACCTTTGTATATGATGAAATTTTTCAGATACTGGATTGCAAATAGTTTTATGAATAAAAACAGAATGCTGCCACTGATTTTGAAATAAATGGAGACTTTGTGTTGTTACTGAAACTGAACAAAGGGAATGCTTTATACTTTTACACCTATACGAGAAGATAAGAAGATTTGCTGCCAATTTGAACAGAGGAGTATCATTGTACTATGTAGTCATTGTTCGTCCAAGTCTTATTTTTAAGTCTCATGGCTTTAGAATGTGTATCTATATATGCCTAAATTTATCGTACTAATATAGTCTTGTCACTCTCTCTTGATTTAATCTCTCAATTTTCAATGTGAAATTCAGTTCATTTTTATACTATTGTCGTTCTTTAGAGCTGCTTTTTGTTCAAGCCTCCCACTTTCTTAAGATTGAACCGTTACATGTTCACCAGCTTTTGCCATCTTTTAGGGCCACTCGATGTCACCTTTTCTGAACCAACCGAATCGTTTTATTCTGATTTTTCACCTCGATGTCACCTTTTCTGAACCAACCGAATCGTTACATCAGCTTTGGAATTTGTAATAAAGGACCATTTTTGGAAAATTAGTTTTTCCCACATTATGAGTAGGGGTTGTAATTGAGCCGAAGTTTGGTCTGTTCATGCTTGACTCGTCGAGTTTGAGCTCAATCTATCAGTGAGATGTTCATGAGCTTTGCTCCTGAGTAGCTCGCTAACTATGTTCATGAACTTTGTTcacgaacaactcattaattatattcatttggaatttctttaacacaatactacatagttttgaaacTTAAAACTACCGTTGTTTTACGTTTTCTCCTTTATAGAACTactattaataaataaaaagtcgAACCAAATTTGCTCATGAGTGTGTTCATAAACATTATAATTGAGTTTGTTTATGAACTTATAACTGAGTCTGCTCCGAGCTTTCGAACCGAATTTCTCTTTGCTCAAACTCTGATAGTTTATAAATTGAGTTGGAATCGAGCTGAACGCTGAACGGCTCATGAGCAGTTCGGCTCACTTACAGCTCTAATTATGAGATTACAGCTCTAATTATGAGATTGATCAGGGTTTAAGTCTCATATACATACATGTCAGAGTAAGGCAACGGGCCTCAAAACGACACTGTCGTTTACTTGCAAGTATGTAATGCTATCCACTTGGGATGGTGGAGAAATTGCCACCATTACAAGCCCTTTATAATGAATATTACAGCTTGAAAGTCGGAACTCAGAATAGATTCAAGATGTCAAGAGGGTTGGGTTTTCTCCATATATCAATAAAACCTCCACTGATCCTCTCTTCTTCTTACTCCTCCAATTTCCACCCAAAAATGCCTACAAGAAGACCATCACTTGACCTTGAAATGCTTCCAATTTTGAGAACTAGTCATAGAAAATCAGTATCTCTGACAATAGCAGCAGCAGCAGGAGTGC encodes:
- the LOC136219421 gene encoding uncharacterized protein isoform X2, whose product is MVEKLPPLQALYNEYYSLKVGTQNRFKMSRGLGFLHISIKPPLILSSSYSSNFHPKMPTRRPSLDLEMLPILRTSHRKSVSLTIAAAAGVPLPPLDLTEDNVRQVLADARVEFGHLFDTSIGMTGQVEFAELDGPFVKISLKGNIGGRYRR
- the LOC136219419 gene encoding protein PAM71-homolog, chloroplastic, with protein sequence MQGLSLQRTPFISRGKPPSLDSLPCFACISTKPIPSSLRYRGVSRLTSSFGSLRPHASNVSIGSGGYEEGEEQGHQKSFVNDPSKPEIVKAPSKIPYPVSIAIVLVGSALVFSLIAFVKGGPSSTLAAISKSGLTAAFTLIFVSEIGDKTFFIAALLAMQYEKGLVLLGSMGALSLMTILSVVIGRIFHSVPAQFQTTLPIGEYAAVALLMFFGLKSIKDAWDLPSKEVQNGNKSCSELDEYAEAEELVKEKASTKLTNPFEIVWKSFSLVFFAEWGDRSMLATIALGAAQSPWGVATGAIAGHLIATLIAILGGAFLANYISEKLVGYIGGVLFLVFAVATFFGVF